A single Anopheles arabiensis isolate DONGOLA chromosome 2, AaraD3, whole genome shotgun sequence DNA region contains:
- the LOC120898834 gene encoding mucin-5AC isoform X2: MYSDDKRFPSRTQPGVAFGDPGVQPGVGALSEMDKCFPYSILTKKHPLGGGSGGTGGPLAKPSVPPTVPSYLGLQREPSANATKPEAAFDPSGTPDVNNFYGSAMVTDVGICFSMSNVNLNGHPPSIPLATGALVPPAAVAGQPRPSALAAPDVRRKSYEDPGPETALLNARRRAAAFLPVTANGGRAAGPMAGSGAATLASMHHHHQQRRPQAFPFPAATVYPLAHHPPGTVAAPFPQPLANVHPPVHQPLPRQRSVGPVGKGAYGSVRSTSSDRGRGGGTGGSPSMIPTIGTLGGIGTLRSSPPYPKQPPGAATKPSAVSYYQPLPATGGPGTVQAQPSYGHPLAGAPTSQSTPAAAPPPPPPVGYHHQRGNVLPYHHLPLANGVPLAGPAAASPATAAAAAAAVAAAAASYEYYRYAIEAAESVGKLPPSGSAQSVLLPTGTMAATAARTAGEDGSKGASGTASGPVVDYNGLRQLFLKCCYNEMKLLPASGGPAHPAAPVLSSPTVGCVSAPTSTATSLSADSPVHSYDFEPQDPRAAGRDAPVIYPSGQQQQQQHHQHHYHQPLTSRSCPSSPNGPHCHTSSPALPTLAPSACSTPIGSGRLSAQQHQHDRYEANEDEVRPMEVCSEDGQEEPIEPEECCSDEPKDFSMKSKALSVGHGGVWPAAAQRDECAIGPQRIEDRSRKEIKAAPKKKWIHRHYMKDEPLTNGHSTAPPLVVIATNGTQQHPAAKHHLTLNHVAVPIAPSSIPAGAPTTITTTSPSPMTIDLSTKGLSQHQQTSTTHYAAAAVHPSPLSTTPPATTTTVSALSSSSSSSSSSSSSSSSSPSSTTLTVSPVDDSQSSLNLSNGSSINGYITSSSSSSSNSSGATGAPIGGTSPLPPGLAGMLPINITNVLQASAIAAAHNGGTGSSTPNGTIVTAAAATGVHHLPLELQQQVAAGLSVAAISSQGAQGLFANIPTGTRRRTTSSNSNGVGTREVHNKLEKNRRAHLKECFEQLKKQLSLQPDEKKISNLSILHAAIRHIQLLKRKEREYEHEMERLAKEKIASQNRILVLKRELTQMGDIDVSRLAPDTDITPNPTNGGTVVSPNGLQMERDQPSDTIPGRNGIRYSSSSSLSSIATNASISNLPLQTTISPVLSVSSPSRASPALNRSSTSPASSLSSASPSSSAASSLSVSSAAAASLMAPLSLTTKGTAGAEPAVHNGLKITAAGQLNGLNLTSASLAMVNGANVTLNGTTAATTAPLPVIVGANGTANIVGIAHSQLLTASTAGGSSPAAIQTIPLNLNVTSSAVSNGLVTGSGPASLAIATAGAGGPLQLTSHNGGPIGGGSISSSSSSSSSHSNSNTSSSSTGAANTTTVVGTIARSMYSAATIAPSMPTSTAAATTMVHVPTGGSKELINGTIGKNGTVRTDNSKLEIIASQSQPTNHSTQAVVGATALDPPGTKVITIMNGNTFALAPLDKDSKMGVVYSPILVPTSQGLRMIQQGSNGLATIELAPPNGGNRLQLHLTH, from the exons ATGTACAGCGACGACAAGCGCTTCCCGAGTCGCACGCAGCCGGGCGTTGCTTTTGGCGATCCGGGCGTTCAGCCGGGGGTCGGCGCACTGTCGGAGATGGACAAATGTTTCCCCTACTCCATCCTGACCAAGAAGCACCCGCTGGGAGGAGGATCCGGTGGGACCGGCGGCCCGCTCGCTAAACCGTCGGTTCCTCCGACCGTACCGAGCTATCTCGGTTTGCAGCGGGAACCGTCGGCAAACGCGACCAAACCGGAGGCCGCCTTCGACCCCAGCGGTACGCCCGATGTGAACAACTTCTACGGCAGTGCGATGGTAACGGACGTCGGTATCTGCTTCAGCATGAGCAACGTCAATCTGAACGGCCACCCACCGAGCATACCGCTTGCCACGGGCGCACTGGTGCCGCCGGCAGCGGTCGCCGGCCAGCCGCGCCCCAGTGCCCTGGCCGCTCCGGACGTGAGGCGCAAATCGTACGAAGATCCGGGTCCGGAGACGGCCCTGCTCAATGCGCGGCGCCGGGCGGCCGCCTTCCTGCCCGTCACGGCCAACGGTGGTCGGGCGGCCGGTCCGATGGCCGGAAGCGGTGCAGCAACGCTCGCCTcgatgcaccaccaccaccagcagcgccGGCCGCAAGCATTCCCCTTTCCGGCGGCCACTGTCTATCCGCTGGCGCACCATCCACCCGGCACGGTGGCGGCCCCGTTCCCGCAGCCGCTGGCCAACGTGCATCCTCCGGTGCATCAGCCACTGCCGCGGCAGCGATCGGTCGGCCCGGTCGGCAAAGGGGCGTACGGTAGCGTACGATCGACCAGCTCCGATCGGGGCCGGGGCGGAGGGACGGGAGGATCCCCTTCGATGATCCCCACGATCGGAACGCTCGGCGGCATCGGGACGTTGCGATCCTCGCCGCCCTACCCCAAGCAACCGCCCGGTGCTGCTACGAAACCGTCCGCGGTGAGCTACTACCAGCCATTGCCGGCGACCGGCGGCCCGGGTACGGTTCAAGCCCAGCCGTCCTATGGCCATCCACTTGCCGGCGCCCCTACCAGTCAATcgacaccggcagcagcaccaccaccaccaccgcccgttGGCTACCATCATCAGCGTGGCAACGTGCTGCCGTATCATCATCTGCCGCTAGCGAACGGTGTGCCCCTTGCCGGTCCAGCGGCGGCCTCTCcggcgacagcagcagcagcagcagcagcggttgcGGCTGCCGCCGCCAGCTACGAATACTATCGGTACGCGATCGAGGCGGCCGAAAGTGTCGGCAAGCTGCCGCCGTCGGGTTCCGCCCAATCCGTGCTGCTTCCCACTGGCACGATGGCCGCCACCGCTGCCCGCACTGCCGGCGAGGATGGTAGCAAGGGAGCTTCGGGCACAGCTTCGGGGCCGGTGGTGGATTACAACGGGTTGCGGCAGCTGTTTCTCAAATGCTGCTACAACGAGATGAAGCTACTGCCGGCGTCCGGCGGTCCAGCGCATCCAGCGGCGCCCGTCCTATCCTCGCCGACGGTCGGGTGCGTTTCTGCGCCGACCTCGACCGCCACCAGCCTGTCGGCCGACTCGCCAGTCCACTCGTACGACTTTGAGCCGCAGGATCCGCGCGCTGCCGGTAGGGACGCACCCGTCATCTATCCgtccgggcagcagcagcagcagcaacaccaccaacaccattaCCACCAGCCACTCACTAGCCGATCGTGTCCGAGCTCACCGAACGGACCGCACTGCCATACGTCGTCGCCCGCACTGCCAACGCTTGCACCGTCCGCCTGCTCCACCCCGATCGGTAGTGGAAGGTTGTCcgcccagcagcaccagcacgatCGCTACGAAGCGAACGAAGACGAGGTCCGTCCGATGGAGGTGTGCAGCGAGGATGGGCAGGAGGAACCGATTGAACCGGAAGAATGCTGCAGTGACGAGCCGAAGGACTTTAGCATGAAATCGAAAGCACTGTCAGTGGGGCACGGTGGTGTGTGGCCGGCGGCAGCGCAGCGCGATGAGTGTGCCATCGGACCACAGCGGATCGAGGATCGCAGCAGGAAGGAAATTAAGGCCGCGCCGAAAAAGAAATGGATCCACCGGCACTACATGAAGG ATGAGCCACTTACGAATGGCCATTCGACGGCTCCGCCGCTAGTCGTGATTGCGACGAACGGAACGCAACAGCATCCGGCGGCGAAGCATCATCTTACCCTCAACCACGTAGCGGTACCGATCGCGCCCAGCTCCATCCCGGCCGGCgcccccaccaccatcaccaccacctccccctccccgATGACGATCGATCTCTCCACCAAGGGGTTGAGCCAGCATCAGCAAACAAGCACGACGCActatgctgccgctgccgtgCATCCGTCGCCTCTCTCAACGACACCACCCGCCACGACCACCACCGTATCGGCACTAtcttcatcctcctcctcctcctcatcctcctcgtcgtcctcctcctcctccccttcGTCGACGACGCTCACCGTATCGCCGGTCGACGACTCACAGTCATCGCTCAACCTAAGCAACGGTTCCAGCATTAATGGCTAcattaccagcagcagcagcagcagcagcaacagtagcgGGGCCACCGGTGCCCCCATCGGTGGCACATCTCCACTGCCGCCCGGGCTAGCGGGCATGCTGCCAATCAACATCACCAACGTGCTGCAGgcgtcggccattgctgctGCCCACAACGGCGGCACCGGCAGTAGCACACCGAACGGGACGATCGTGACGGCGGCGGCTGCAACTGGCGTGCACCATCTGCCGCtcgagctgcagcagcaggtcgCGGCCGGCCTGTCGGTGGCGGCCATCAGCTCGCAGGGTGCGCAGGGCCTCTTTGCCAACATCCCGACCGGGACGCGGCGGCGGACGACCAGCTCAAACAGCAACGG TGTCGGCACGCGGGAGGTACACAACAAGCTGGAGAAGAATCGGCGGGCCCACCTGAAGGAATGCTTCGAGCAGCTGAAGAAACAGCTCAGCCTGCAGCCGGACGAGAAGAAGATATCCAACCTATCGATTCTGCACGCCGCCATACGGCACATACAG CTGCTGAAGCGCAAGGAGCGCGAGTACGAGCACGAGATGGAGCGGCTGGCGAAGGAGAAAATTGCGTCCCAAAACCGTATCCTCGTGCTGAAGCGCGAACTCACGCAGATGGGCGACATCGACGTGTCCCGGCTGGCACCGGACACCGATATTACGCCGAACCCAACCAATGGTGGTACCGTCGTCTCGCCGAACGGCCTGCAGATGGAGCGAG ATCAACCGTCGGACACTATACCGGGCCGTAATGGGATTCGGTACAGCTCCAGTAGCTCGCTGTCCAGCATAGCTACGAACGCGTCCATCAGCAACCTGCCG CTTCAGACGACCATCTCGCCGGTGCTCTCCGTGTCATCGCCATCGCGGGCCAGCCCGGCCCTGAATCGCAGCTCGACCTCGCCCGCCTCGTCGCTGTCGTCCGCGTCGCCATCGTCGTCGGCCGCCTCCAGCTTATCGGTGTCGTCCGCAGCAGCCGCCAGCCTGATGGCTCCCCTCTCGCTCACCACCAAGGGCACCgctggtgcggagccggcggTGCACAACGGGCTCAAGATTACGGCGGCGGGCCAGCTGAACGGGCTGAACCTGACCAGTGCCTCGCTGGCGATGGTAAACGGTGCGAACGTGACGCTCAACGGCACGACGGCAGCGACCACCGCCCCACTACCCGTCATCGTTGGTG CAAACGGCACGGCCAACATCGTGGGCATCGCCCATTCGCAGCTGCTAACAGCATCCACCGCAGGCGGTTCCTCCCCGGCCGCCATCCAGACTATCCCACTGAACCTGAACGTTACATCGAGCGCGGTGAGCAACGGGCTGGTCACCGGCAGCGGTCCCGCCTCGCTCGCCATCGCAACTGCGGGCGCCGGCGGGCCGCTACAGCTGACCAGCCACAATGGTGGTCCCATCGGTGGTGGCagcattagcagcagcagcagcagcagcagtagtcaTAGTAACAGTAACACTAGCAGTAGTAGTACCGGTGCCGCCAACACTACCACCGTCGTCGGCACGATCGCCAGATCGATGTACAGTGCGGCGACGATCGCACCATCCATGCCGACGTccacggcggcggcgacgactATGGTGCACGTGCCAACCGGCGGCAGCAAAGAACTGATCAACGGTACGATCGGCAAGAACGGTACCGTACGGACTGATAATAGTAAGCTTGAGATTATCGCATCGCAATCGCAACCCACCAACCACAGTACACAGGCCGTTGTTGGCGCTACGGCCCTCGACCCACCGGGAACGAAGGTTATCACGATCATGAATGGTAACACGTTCGCACTGGCCCCGCTGGACAAGGACAGCAAGATG GGCGTTGTCTACAGCCCCATACTGGTGCCGACTTCGCAAGGACTGCGCATGATACAGCAGGGCTCGAACGGATTGGCAACGATCGAGCTCGCACCACCGAATGGTGGCAATCGTTTGCAGCTGCATTTAACTCACTAA